A segment of the Streptomyces sp. L2 genome:
GGACGCGGCCGTCGTGGGTCATGGGCCGCGCGTCGAACCGGGCGGCGGTGGCCAGCCGGTACGGCTCCCCGCCGTGGCTGTCGAGGAGGGCTATCTCGGTGATGCGGCGGGCGCCGTCGGCGAACCGGGTGAGCTGGACGAGGACGTCGACGGCGCTGTTGATCTGGTCGTGCAGGGCGATGAAGGGGACCTCGACGTCGGACATGGAGGCGAGGGTCTGCAGCCGGGTGAGGGCGTCCTCGGCGCTGTTGGCGTGGACGGTGGCGAGGGAGCCGTCGTGGCCGGTGGACATGGCCTGGAGCATGTCGAGGGACTCGCCGCCGCGGACCTCGCCGACGACGATGCGGTCGGGGCGCATGCGCAGCGAGTTGCGGACCAGGTCGCGGATGGTGACGTGGCCCTTGCCCTCGACGTTGGGCGGCCGGGACTCCAGGCGGACCACGTGGGACTGCTGGAGCTGGAGTTCGGCGGAGTCCTCGATGGTGATGATGCGTTCGTGGGCCGGGATCAGTCCGGAGAGGGCGTTGAGGAGGGTGGTCTTCCCGGTGCCGGTGGCGCCGGACACGATGATGTTGAACTTGGCCTGCACGAGGCCGGCCAGCAGGAACACCATGTGCTCGTCGAGGGAGCCGAAGCCGACGAGTTCCTTCAGGGTGAAGGAGCGGGGGAAGCGGCGGATGGTGAGGGTGGGGCCGGTCAGGGACAGCGGCGGGATGATGACGTTGACGCGTTCGCCGGAGGGGAGGCGGGCGTCGACCATGGGGTTCGACTCGTCCACGCGGCGGTTGACGGTGGAGACGATGCGTTCGATGGTCTGCATCAGCTGGTCGGCGGAGACGAAGCGGAGGGGCAGCTGTTCCACGCGTCCGCCGCGCTCGACGAAGATGGCGTCGGGGCCGTTCACCATGATCTCGGTGATGGAGGCGTCCTCCAGCAGCGGTTCGAGGATGCCGAGGCCGAGCGCCTCGTCGACGACGCGGCGGATCAGCTGGGACCGTTCCACGGTGGACAGGACGGGGCCCTCGCGGCTGATGATGTGGCCGAGCACCCGCTCCAGCCGGGCCCGGCGGTCGGCGGCGGCCAGCGCGCTCATCTCCGCGAGGTCGATCTCCTCCAGCAGTTTGGCGCGGTATGAGGCGACGAGGTGGCCGTCCTCGCCCCGGCTGCCGTGGTCCTCGGGGGAGTTGACGCGTGCCCGCAGGCTCATGATCTGCTGCCCTTCAGTGGTCGAGCGGCATGGTGGCCGTCTTGCGGGCGTCCCCGAAGTCCCACAGGAGGACCTTGGGGATGTGGACGGCGGCCGTCACGGTGACCGTGTCGCCGCCCTCGGCCGCGGAGCACGACACGTCCAGCGGGCCGCTGACGGCGTCCGCGCAGGCCTGTGCGTACGACTGCCGCAGCGATGCCGCCCGGGCGCCGGCGCGGGCCGCCGTCCCGGCCTGTTCGGCGGCGTAGGCCACGGCGCCGATCTGGATGCCGGCAAGGGCGACGATCAGCAGGACGGGGATGAACCCGAGGTACTCGACGGCGACCTGCCCGGCGTCACGCCGGCCACCTCCACGGCCGCCGCCCGGCATCCCGTTGCCCCGGCCGCCTCCACGACCGCCGCCCGGCATCCCGGCACCCCGGCCGCCTCCACGACCGCCGCCCGGCACCCCGGCACCTCGGCCGCCTCCACGGCCGCCGCCCGGCATCCCGGCACCCCGGCCACCTCCACGACCGCCGCCCGGCATCCCGGCACCCCGGCCGCCTCCACGACCGCCGCCCGGCATCCCGGCACCCCGGCCGCCTCCACGACCGCCGCCCGGCATCCCGGCTCCCCGGCCGCCTTCACGGCCGCCCGGCATCCCGTTGCCCCGGCCGCCTCCACGCCCGTACCGCATCTCAGTCCTTCACCTCCTCGACGGCGCCGGCGTGGCCGTGCACCGTGACGGGGAAGGAGACGACGCCGGGGAAGAGGACGGGGACCTTCAGGGAGACGTCGGCCGTCACGTAGCCGGATCCGCCGCAGCTCACGGTGGCGTCCCCCCTCCATGCCGACGACAGGTTCCTCAGTCCGGCCGCCTCGCACGCGGCCTGGCGTCCGCCGGGTGCCGTGGCGGTGCCCGCGCGTACGGCCTCGTCGGCAGCGTTACCCGCGAGCGTGAAGGTGTATCCCACGAGGACGCACTGCCACATCAGCACCAGCGTCAGGACGATCAGCGGGGTCATCCCGAGCAGCTCGACGCTGACCTGCCCCCGGTCGCCTCCCGGCCTTCTCCTCACCCGTCACACCTCCTTGCGCCGCCGGAAGCCGACGGAGCCGCGGCCCGAGCCCCGGTGCGAGGAACCGGAAGCCTCCGGTGCCTTCGCGAGCCCCAGTTCTCCGGCCAGCGCCCACAACGCCTGCTTGACCGTGCTCCTGGAGTCCAGTTCGTGCAGGCGTCCGGCGTCCACCACTGCCTGGAGTTCCTTGAAGTGGGCGGGGACGGCGGTGCGGGCCAGCGCGGTGCCGGTGATGCGCTGCACCAGGGCGGGCTGGATCTCGGTGGTGCGGGTGTGCCGGTTGACGACGACGGTCGTCTCCTCGGCCTTGCGGATCTGCAGCCGGTCCCACATGCGCACGGTCCGCTTGGCGGCGCGTACGGCGATCACGTCGGGCGTGGCCACCAGCAGGGCCGTGTCGGCGAGTTCGACGGCGGCGGCGCTCGCGGCGCCGAGCTGGGCGCCGCAGTCGACGACGACGACCTCGTAGCGGGAGCGCAGGGCGCCGAGGAGCTGGCGGGCGGCGCGCTCGGTGACGTCCTCGCCGCGCTCGCCCTCGGCGGGGGCGAGCAGGAGGGCCACTCCGGTGTCGTGGCGGAAGACAGCGTCGGCGAGGACGCGCGGGGAGAGGTCGGTGATGGTGGCGAGGTCGGCGACCGAGCGGCGGAACTGCACGTCGAGGTAGGAGGCGATGTCGCCGGCCTGGAGGTCGAGGTCGACGAGCGCGGTGGGCCGGCCGGAGGCCTGGGCGGCGAGGGCGAGCTGGATCGCGACCAGGGTGGCGCCGACGCCTCCCTTGGCGCCGCTGACCGTGACGACGGTCCCGCCGGCGCCGCCGAACACCTCGGCGCCGTGCCCGAGGTGGCGCCGTACGCCGGTGGACCACTGGGCGACGGCCTGGACGCGGCTGGCGAGTTCGTCGTACGACAGCGGGAGCGCGACCAGGCCGCGGGCGCCTGCGTCCATGGCGGCGGAGAACAGGCCGGGGCTCGCGTCGGTGGTGACGAGGATGACGCCGACGGCCGGGAAGCGCAGGGCGACCTCGCGGATCAGCTCCAGCGCGGGGACGGGGCCGATGAGTTCGTGGACGACGACGACCTCGGGGAGCTCGTCGACGGACTCGGCGGCGAGCCGGGCGAGGGTGTCGACGAGCTGGGTGGAGTCGGCGACGGGCGGCTGCGGTTCGGCGTCCGGGAGCTGGCTGAGCAGGGTGACCAGGGAGCGGACGGCGTCCGGGTCGGCGCCGGCCGGGAGGATCCTGGTGGGCATGACGGGCCGCCTCTCACTTGTCCGTCGCGAGTTCGTAGGTGCGGTCCTTGTCCGGGACGCTGGTCTCGCTGCCGGGGGCGACGAGCGCGAGCCGGACCCGCTGGGCGAAGGACTCGGCGTAGGTGATGCGCTGGGCGTCCAGGGTGGACAGCGCGAAGGTGATGGGGACGGCCTCGGTGGGCTGCTGGTCCTTGGCGTGGTCGGGGTCCAGTGCGGTGATCTGGCCGACGTCGAGGACCCGGGCGTCGGTGACGATGATCTTCGACTGGTCGGGGTCGGTCTGCTTCTTGCCCTGGAAGGTGGCGTAGACGTTGACGCGGGAGCCGGGGGTGATCTTGCCGGCGACCCCGGTGGCCGCGTCGATCATGATGGCGACCTCCTGCTGTCCGGGTTGCAGCGCGGGCTGGTCGACGATCATGTCGGTCTGGAGCAGGGAGCCCTTGCGCAGGGTGGTCACGGCGATCTTGCCGTGGATCTGCCCGAGGTCGGTGACGGCGTTGTCCGACAGCCAGCGTTTGGGCATGCGGATCTTCTCGAACTGGCCGGCGTCCAGCGCGGTGTACGGCTTGACCTGGGACTTGACCCGGTAGGCGGTGACCTCGGGGCCGACCTTGGACTGCACGTCGTCGATGACGGCGAGCACGCCGGCGAACGCGCCGAGAGCGCACAGGACCGAGAGGATCAGGAGTATCACGCCGCGGCGCTGACGGGAGTTCATGAACCGTGCAACCTCATTGGGGGAATCGGTCGAGCGGGAAGTGGCGGGGGCGTCGGGCGGGTCAGGCGGGGGCGCGCTGCTCCAGTGCGCGGGGCGCGGGGGGTTCGTACACGGGCGGGGTGGCGGAGCAGAAGACGCAGCGGTCGCCGATGACGTCGATGCCGCACCAGTGGCAGACGGACTGGCGGACGGACGCGACGAGTTGGTACAGGACGGAGAGGTCGCCGAGGTAGCTGCAGAACTCGACGATCCGGCCGGTCCCCCACCACCGCTCGGACTCGGCGGGCAGCGGGGTCTCGCGCAGGCCGTGCACGTTCCACTCCTCGGCCAGTCCGGCGAGCCACTCGGTCTGGAGCTGTCCCTTGGCGGTGAGCATCCAGGTGCTGAACTCGGGTCCCTTGAGGGTGGCCCCGTCGGCGACCTTGACGAGGTGCGGCTCCGGGTGGGCGAGGACGGCGAACTGGCTGCCGGGGACCCAGGACTTGGCGTGCGCCTTCAGGCCGACGGGCACCCGGTCCAGCCGGGCGACGGAGCCGAGGACGGCGCCGGCGTGGAGGTAGTGGGTGAGCAGCCGGCCGGCGGAGGCGAGCACGCCGGGGCCGATGTCGCAGGAGGCGAGCTGGCGCAGCTGGCGGGCGAGGACGGCGACGGCGAGCGGCGGCAGCTCGGGCCGGAACAGGGCGATGCGGTCGCTCTCCAGCAGGGCGCGCAGGGTGTACAGCCGTCGTACGACCGGCTCCGGGGTCGCCTGCGAGCAGAGGACGACGACATGGCCGTAGCTCTCGACGAGCCCGTGGAGTTCGGCGAGTGCGTGGTCCAGGGGCCGCTGGTCGAGGCCGCTCAGCACGACGGCGGGCACGGTCCGCTCGTCCTGGGCCGGCAGTGCCAGGTCGGCACTGGTCACGGCGATGGCAGTTGGCACGCGCAGCTCCCCGCTACTTCACACCCCTCGGCCCGTCGGCGCTCACGCGGCCGGGCCTGGACGACTTCACTGCGTGACTACCTGAGCACTGTATCCACGCCCCGATGACCGGAGAACAGCGTTTGTGTAGCTCGCGTGGAACTCTCTAGGGGCAAGTCCCGCCAAAACCGGACAGGTTGAGCGTCGGACCGGAGATGGTTTTGGTCTGGACCTCTTGACAGCGAGATTGGTCTGGACCAACTTGGTGGCAGCGCACGGCACCTCTCCCCGCCAGTTCCCCGCGTACTTCCCCGCCCACTTCCCCACCGGAGGCCCCAGTGGACCGCGTGTCAGGCATGCCCGGACTGCCCAGACCACCCCGCAGACGACGGATCGGCATGTGGTCGGCGGCCACCGCGCTGGCCCTCTCGGTGGCCGGTCTCGCCGCGACCCCCGCCGCGGCGGCGGACGTCAACAACGCCACGAACGCCGGCTTCGAGTCGGGCCTGGCCGGCTGGACCTGCTCGGCGGGCAGCGGTACGGCCGTCTCCTCCCCGGTGCATTCCGGCAGCTCGGCCCTCAAGGCGACCCCGGCCGGCCAGGACGACGCCCAGTGCAGCCAGACGGTCGCGGTCAAGCCCAACTCGACGTACACGCTGAGCGCGTGGGTCCAGGGCGCCTACACCTACCTGGGCGTGACGGGCACGGGCACCACGGACGTCTCGACGTGGACGCCGGACGCCTCCGCCTGGAAGCAGCTCTCCACGAGCTTCACCACCGGCTCCTCGACCACCTCGGTCACGGTCTACACCCACGGCTGGTACGGCCAGCCCGCGTACTACGCGGACGACGTCTCGGTCTACGGCCCCGACGGCGGCGGAGGCGGCGACCCGGCCCCCACGGTCCCGGCCGCGCCCTCCGGCCTGAAGGCCACCGGCACCACGTCCTCCTCGGTCTCCCTCGCCTGGAACACCGTCTCCGGCGCGACCGGCTACAACGTCTACCGGGACGGGAGCAAGGTCACGGCGGTGTCCGGCACGTCGGCCACGGTCACCGGCCTGACGGCCTCCACGTCGTACTCCTTCCAGGTCACGGCGACCAACGCGGCCGGTGAGTCGGCGAAGTCGGCGGCGGTCTCGGCGACGACGTCCCCGACCGGCGGCGGAGGCGGCGACGGCGGTGGCGGCACCCTGCCCAAGCACGCCGTGACCGGCTACTGGCAGAACTTCAACAACGGCGCCACCGTCCAGAAGCTGTCCGACGTCCAGTCGGCGTACGACATCATCGCCGTGGCCTTCGCCGACGCGACGACGACCCCGGGCGCGGTGTCCTTCACCCTCGACTCCAAGGGCCTGAACGGCTACACCGTCGACCAGTTCAAGGCGGACATCCAGGCCAAGCACGCGGCCGGCAAGAAGGTGGTCATCTCCATCGGCGGCCAGAACGGCACGGTGTCCATCAGCGACTCCACGTCGGCGGCGAACTTCGCCAACTCCGTCTACTCCCTGATGCAGACGTACGGGTTCGACGGCGTCGACATCGACCTGGAGAACGGCATCAACCCGACCTACATGACGCAGGCGCTGCGCTCCCTGTCGGCGAAGGCGGGCCCGAACCTGGTCATCACCATGGCCCCGCAGACGATCGACATGCAGTCCACGTCGGCCGGCTACTTCCAGACCGCCCTGAACATCAAGGACATCCTGACCGTCGTCAACACCCAGTACTACAACAGCGGTTCCATGCTGGGCTGCGACGGCAAGGTCTACAGCCAGGGCACGGTCGACTTCCTCACCGCCCTCGCCTGCATCCAGCTCCAGGGTGGCCTCTCCCCCTCCCAGGTGGGCCTCGGCCTCCCGGCCTCCACCAGCGGCGCCGGCAGCGGCTACGTCTCCCCGACCGTGGTGAACAACGCCCTGGACTGCCTGAGCAAGGGCACGAACTGCGGCACCTTCAAGCCCTCCAAGACCTACCCGGACCTGCGCGGCGCGATGACCTGGTCGACCAACTGGGATGCGACGGCGGGCAACGCGTGGTCCAACTCGGTGGGCCCGCACGTCCACGCGATGCCGTAGCGGCAGCGCTCCACTCGACTCCTGCCGGCATGGCGACGCCCGGGCCCCTCCCTTTCGGGGCCCGGGCGTCGCCGTCCGTCATGCCCGTGGGACCAGGTTGTGTTCCGGGCCGAGGTGGTCGGCGTGGGTGTCGGGGTACATCGTGGTCTCGCCGTCCGACCAGCGGATGACGAGGTCGTCGGTGCGGCGGTTCGACGTGAAGTCGCCGGTGGTCATCACCGTGTCATGGGTCCAGAGCTTGTTGGGGTTCAGGATGCGCTGTTCCGTGCCGAGGCCCGAGGTGGTGGTGCCCACGTAGTTGTCGAGCTCGCCGTCGGTCCAGCGCACCATGAGGTCCCACTTCTGGCGGCCGGAGTACTCGCCGGCGGTGAGGAGGGTGACGTTCTTCCAGGTGCCGTTGGGCTTCTCCAACTGGTGCTCCTGGCCGAACGTACCGGCGCCGACCCCGGTGTAGAGAGTGACCTCACCGTCGGCCCAGCGGACCATCAGGTCGGTGACGTACTTGGCGGCGGCGAAACGTCCGGCCGCGATCTGGGTCGCGTTCGTCCAGGTCTTGTTGGGCTTGATCATCTGTGTGCCGGCCCAGTCGAGGCCCCGGGTGCCGACGTCCCCGTACAGGGTCACCTCTCCGTCGGCCCAGCGGACCATCAGGTCGAACCCGTTCGAGCCGGCGAAGTCACCCGCGGTGATGGTCCTGGCGTTCTTCCAGGTGGAGTTCGCGGCCAGCAGTCGCCGCTCGCTGTCGAAGCCGCCGTTGCCGTCGCTGTCGTAGAGCGTGACCTCGCCGTCCGACCACACCACGATCATGTCGCTACGGCCCTTGCCGTTGAAGTCGCCCGACGCCATCAGGGTGGCGTGCTGCCAGGTCCGGCCGCCGCCCATCGAGTACGGAAGCGGTGGTTCCACGTAGGGGTCGGGGCGCTTGACCGCCCGGTTGTTCTTCGCGTCGTCGTACAGCCGGAAGAACTGGTCGCCGTGGACCGGACTGTAGGTGAGCCAGTCGACGTTGGCGTCGTTGCCGCCACCGTTGTAGCCGCCCACGTTGCCGATGATGTCGCCGGTGCCCTTGGCCCAGTCGACCTTCGAGAACCAGGGGCCGCCGGAGGTGCCGCCGTACATGCCGTGGCAGACGGCCTGGATCTGGTAGAGGTGGGGCAGCGCCCAGGTCTGGGTGGGGCAGCGGACGGCCCGGTCCGCGGAGTCGTGTGCCTTCTTGGGGTAGCCGACCATCGTCACGTCGTTGTTGAACGAGGGCGTGCGCACAAGCCGGTTGGCACCGCCCACCGCGTTCTGCACCTTCGCGCCTTTGGCCGAGTCGGCGAGTGCCGCGAAGGAGAAGTCCAGATCGGAGGTCCGGTCCTTCGTGTTCGGGCGGTCGTACCGGGGGTCGGTGAACCACTTGTCGACGCGGAAGAACCCGTAGTGCTGCGCGGCCAGCGTCTTGGAGTTGTCGTAGTTCGGGACGAACACGGAATGATGCCCGCCACCGCAGTGGGCCGCGGTGAGGATCAGGTTGCGGCCCGGGCTGTCCACGACGCTGGCGGAGCAGGAGTGCGCGCGCAACTGCCCGGTGGTCGGCTCCTGCTGGTACGAGAAGAGCACGCCGACGGACTTGATGCCCAGGAAGTGCTCCGCGGTGATGCCGGCGGCGGGGCCGCTGCCCCGGAGCGCGGACTTCGGGGGCGGCGTGTCCTGGCCCTGGGGCACCGACGGGCGTGCGGGGTCGGTCGCGGAGGCCATGCGGGCGGGCGTCCAGAACCGGATCGCGTCCGCGTCGGTCCAGCCGCCGTCGGGGGTACCGGACGGGTCGGAGTGCACGTGGGAGCGCGCGCCGGGGCCGGCGTCCGCGTCCGCGCGCACGACGCCGGCCCCGGCCGTCAGGCACAGGGTGACGCTCGCGGCCACGACCGCCGCACGGCGTATTCGATGATGCAGGCTGAGCAAGGTGATCCCTCGGAATCAGGAATGAGCGGCACCCGGCGGCCAGGACCGGCCGGAGGGCGCACGGGGGATGCTGGTCAGGACATCTCAGGATGAGACGGCGGTCTTCCGCCGCCGGCGCCACACGACGAAGCCCACGCCGGCGACCACTACCGCCGCCGCGGTGGCGCCGCCGGCCACCGGCCAGGGTCCGGCGTCGCCGTGGGCGGCGGCCTCCCCCGCCACGATGACCTTCTGGACGATGGGCCGGCGGCGCCCGGAGCGGCCTGCCACGGTCATGTCGTACTCGCCCGGCGGAACGTCGTCCCGTACCTGGGCGCGCCCCTGGTAGACGGTGGCGCCGTCGTCGCCGAGGCAGCGGTCCAGGCCGACGCCGCCCTCCTTGAGGTGTACGTCGTGCCGGAACGCCCGTGAGGTGACGGTCGGTTCGCCGGTGCCCGGGTCCGTCGGCTCCAGGCTCAGCACGACATAGGCGTCGCGACCGGGCCGTACGAAGGTGGGGGTGCTGTCGCACGCCGGTGCGTCGGTCGGGTAGACGACGAAGCGGCGTTGCGGCGCCGGGTGCCGCGCGGTCACGGTGAGCCGAGTAGTGGCGATGACATGGCCGTCGGCCTTCGCGGTAACCGGATAGGTTCCCGGGGCGATGTCGTCGCGGGTGCCCACCGCGGGCATCGAGTCCTTCTCGACGAAGAAGCCCGGTACGCCCTTCGCCGGGACGAGCCGGACCGGCGCGTCGAGTGCCGGCGAACTCACGACCAGCTTGTCCGTCCCGGCCCGCACGTTCCACGCGTTGAACTCGATCTCCCCGCCGACGGTGATCTCCTGAAGCGGACCGAAGTACGTCAGCCTGGGCGCGTCGCCCTTCGGGACTGCCGCCACTGGTGCGCCGGCCAGTACCGCCGCCGCGCACACGGCTATGGCACCGGCCCGGGCCGCCCGCCGGGCAGAGGTCTTCTTCACGTCTGTCCCTCCGTAGATCCGGCCCCACCCGTACTCCGACGCTGGTCAGGCGCCGCGGGAACGACCAATCAAGGTCACCTTATGCGCTGCCGAGACCCTGATTGCCGGCTAGGCGGCGCCGAGTTGTGCCCACACGAACTTCCCCCGCTTGCCGAACCTGGCCGAGGGCTGCCAGCCCCAGTGGTCCGCGCACGCCTTGACCAGACCCAGACCCCGGCCGTCCTCCAGCTCCGCCAGCTGCGCGAGGGGCTTGGGTGGCTCGGGAGGTGCCGGGTCGGTGTCCCACGCGCCGATCCACACCGCACCCTCCTCCGTGCGGCGCACCCTGAGCGCGGCCGGCCCCTTCGTGTGCCGTACGGCGTTGGACACCAGCTCCGCCGCGAGGAGTTCGGCCGTGTCCACGAGCCCGATCAGGCCGTGCAGGGTCAGGATCAGACACAGGGTGCGGCGGGAGACGGTCACTGCTCTGAGGTCGTTGGGGATGTAGAGGGTGTAGTCCCAGGTCTCGGTTTCGGGCATGCGGGATCAACTCCGGTGGTGTGAGAGGGGAAAGAGGGCGCGCGGTGGCATTGCCGCAGCCGCCTTGGCAGGGCGGAGCGGTGCGCTTCCAGCGCGTGAGCGGTACGTCACCGACGGTAGGTCATAAATTTCATTCGGAGCAAGCTGGTCGCGTAATCTGACCCACGAACGAGTGGCCTCGACAAGGCCGTTGCGAAGGGAGGGGGTTCGTGCCAGCACGACGGCACCCCACAGCCCGGCAGGTACGCCTGGGCACCGAACTGCGGAGGCTGCGCGAAGCCGCCGGCCTCAAGGCGACCGAAGCCGCTGCGCTGCTCGGGGTGAACTCGGTCCAGATGAGCCAGATGGAGTCGGGGATCGCCGGGGTGAGCGAGCAACGGGTACGCCGTCTCGCTGCCAACTACACTTGCGCCGACGACGAGTTGATCGACGCTTTGGTGAGCATGGCGACCGACCGCGCACGGGGTTGGTGGGAGGAGTACCGCGGCATTCTCCCGGCCGCCTACCTGGACCTCGCCGAACTGGACCACCACGCCAGGTTCCGGCACGACGTGGCGGTCATCCACGTACCCGGGCTCTTCCAGACGGAGGACTACGCACGGGCCCTCTTCGCCTACATGAACCCGGAGTTCCCGCCCGACGAGGTGGCGCTGCGCGTGGAGCACCGGATGAGGCGGCGGGTCGTCATCGAAGGCGCCCAGCCCATCAGGTACGAAGCCGTGATCCACGAAGCGGCGCTGCGCATCAGGGTCGCCGGGCGCACCGCCTTCCGCGCCCAGCTGGCCCGCATCCTGGAACTGTCCGAGGCCGACCAGGTCACCCTGCGGGTCATCCCGTTCGCGCTCGACGACTTCGCGGGTGCGGGAGGCACGATGGTGCACGTGGGCGGACCGATTCCCGCCCTGGACACCGTCGTACGCGACGCTCCGCACGGCACGGCCTTCGTCGATTCAGCAGCTCAGCTGGACCACTTTCGAAAACTCTTCCGTAGGGTGAGGGAGGTGGCGCTGCCCCCTCAGCAGTCGCGAGACCTCATCCACCAGTTGGCCAAGGAGCTGTGAGGACCTGATGGACGCCCCGACCCTTTGGAAGAAGTCGTCCTTCTCCGGTGGAGGCGAGGGCAACGACTGCGTCGAGATCGCGGACCTCGACACCCACATACGCGTCCGAGACTCCAAAGCCCCGGCCAGGGCGACCCTCACCTTCCCGGCCGGAGCCTTCGCCTCCTTCGTGGACGCACTGAAGACGCGCCCGCTGCCGCGGTGAGCAGCGGGCCGCCGCGTCCTTGCCGCTACGCCTCCTCGAAGTACGCGTCCAGGACCGCGTCCAGTTGGTCGTCCCACTCCTTGAAGCGGGAGCGGGACGGGGCCTCGATCTCGATGGGGAACCAGCGGCGGTCCGGGGTGTGCACCGTGACGGTGTAGCGCTTGCCGAAGCGGGGGGACTCCGTCTCGACCGCGGCGATCTCGTCCCAGCGGAACTCGCAGTCCTCCTCGTCGAGACGGAGGCGGACACCCCGGCCGTCGGCCGTGATCCGGGCCCTGCGGTCGGCGGCCTCGAAGACGGGACCGTCGGCGGCGTCCCCGGAGGGGCCCTCGGTGGTCTCCTCGGATGCGTCCTCGGTGGCCTCCGGGGAGTCCTCCTTGGCTTTCGCCGGTTCGGGTGCGGGCTCCTGGCCGGGTTCCTCGGCAGGGGTCGGCTCCGCCTCGTCCTTCGGCTCCTGGGCCGTCAGCCCGGGGATGAAAGCCGGGTCGAATCCGGCGCCCTCGACGGGCGCGCCCTTCAGGGGCTCGTTGCTCGATCCTATGCGCTGGTCCACGGCGGCAGTATGGACGACTTTGCTGTGCCGGAACCAGTCACCCCGGCCATCCCACGTTTCACTGACGTCACATTCACACGAAGACACTCACCACGGCCGCCACCGCGAAGCCCGCGACGGACAGCACGGATTCCAGGACCGTCCAGGTCTTCAGCGTGTCGCGTTCGCTGATGCCGAAGTACTTGGCCACCATCCAGAAGCCGCCGTCGTTGACGTGCGACGCGAAGATCGAGCCCGCCGAGACGGCCATGATGACGAGGGCGGCGTACGCCTGGGAGTGGTGTCCCTCGGAGAGCAGGGGCGCCACGATGCCGGCCGTCGTCACGATGGCCACCGTCGCC
Coding sequences within it:
- a CDS encoding CpaF family protein; the protein is MSLRARVNSPEDHGSRGEDGHLVASYRAKLLEEIDLAEMSALAAADRRARLERVLGHIISREGPVLSTVERSQLIRRVVDEALGLGILEPLLEDASITEIMVNGPDAIFVERGGRVEQLPLRFVSADQLMQTIERIVSTVNRRVDESNPMVDARLPSGERVNVIIPPLSLTGPTLTIRRFPRSFTLKELVGFGSLDEHMVFLLAGLVQAKFNIIVSGATGTGKTTLLNALSGLIPAHERIITIEDSAELQLQQSHVVRLESRPPNVEGKGHVTIRDLVRNSLRMRPDRIVVGEVRGGESLDMLQAMSTGHDGSLATVHANSAEDALTRLQTLASMSDVEVPFIALHDQINSAVDVLVQLTRFADGARRITEIALLDSHGGEPYRLATAARFDARPMTHDGRVHGTFQYFPLPRRTADRLYMASQPIPQAFGVAHHADQLATREAR
- a CDS encoding TadE/TadG family type IV pilus assembly protein, coding for MPGGGRGGGRRDAGQVAVEYLGFIPVLLIVALAGIQIGAVAYAAEQAGTAARAGARAASLRQSYAQACADAVSGPLDVSCSAAEGGDTVTVTAAVHIPKVLLWDFGDARKTATMPLDH
- a CDS encoding pilus assembly protein, with translation MTPLIVLTLVLMWQCVLVGYTFTLAGNAADEAVRAGTATAPGGRQAACEAAGLRNLSSAWRGDATVSCGGSGYVTADVSLKVPVLFPGVVSFPVTVHGHAGAVEEVKD
- a CDS encoding P-loop NTPase, which encodes MPTRILPAGADPDAVRSLVTLLSQLPDAEPQPPVADSTQLVDTLARLAAESVDELPEVVVVHELIGPVPALELIREVALRFPAVGVILVTTDASPGLFSAAMDAGARGLVALPLSYDELASRVQAVAQWSTGVRRHLGHGAEVFGGAGGTVVTVSGAKGGVGATLVAIQLALAAQASGRPTALVDLDLQAGDIASYLDVQFRRSVADLATITDLSPRVLADAVFRHDTGVALLLAPAEGERGEDVTERAARQLLGALRSRYEVVVVDCGAQLGAASAAAVELADTALLVATPDVIAVRAAKRTVRMWDRLQIRKAEETTVVVNRHTRTTEIQPALVQRITGTALARTAVPAHFKELQAVVDAGRLHELDSRSTVKQALWALAGELGLAKAPEASGSSHRGSGRGSVGFRRRKEV
- the cpaB gene encoding Flp pilus assembly protein CpaB, producing MNSRQRRGVILLILSVLCALGAFAGVLAVIDDVQSKVGPEVTAYRVKSQVKPYTALDAGQFEKIRMPKRWLSDNAVTDLGQIHGKIAVTTLRKGSLLQTDMIVDQPALQPGQQEVAIMIDAATGVAGKITPGSRVNVYATFQGKKQTDPDQSKIIVTDARVLDVGQITALDPDHAKDQQPTEAVPITFALSTLDAQRITYAESFAQRVRLALVAPGSETSVPDKDRTYELATDK
- a CDS encoding glycoside hydrolase family 18 protein, which translates into the protein MWSAATALALSVAGLAATPAAAADVNNATNAGFESGLAGWTCSAGSGTAVSSPVHSGSSALKATPAGQDDAQCSQTVAVKPNSTYTLSAWVQGAYTYLGVTGTGTTDVSTWTPDASAWKQLSTSFTTGSSTTSVTVYTHGWYGQPAYYADDVSVYGPDGGGGGDPAPTVPAAPSGLKATGTTSSSVSLAWNTVSGATGYNVYRDGSKVTAVSGTSATVTGLTASTSYSFQVTATNAAGESAKSAAVSATTSPTGGGGGDGGGGTLPKHAVTGYWQNFNNGATVQKLSDVQSAYDIIAVAFADATTTPGAVSFTLDSKGLNGYTVDQFKADIQAKHAAGKKVVISIGGQNGTVSISDSTSAANFANSVYSLMQTYGFDGVDIDLENGINPTYMTQALRSLSAKAGPNLVITMAPQTIDMQSTSAGYFQTALNIKDILTVVNTQYYNSGSMLGCDGKVYSQGTVDFLTALACIQLQGGLSPSQVGLGLPASTSGAGSGYVSPTVVNNALDCLSKGTNCGTFKPSKTYPDLRGAMTWSTNWDATAGNAWSNSVGPHVHAMP
- a CDS encoding trypsin-like serine protease, encoding MLSLHHRIRRAAVVAASVTLCLTAGAGVVRADADAGPGARSHVHSDPSGTPDGGWTDADAIRFWTPARMASATDPARPSVPQGQDTPPPKSALRGSGPAAGITAEHFLGIKSVGVLFSYQQEPTTGQLRAHSCSASVVDSPGRNLILTAAHCGGGHHSVFVPNYDNSKTLAAQHYGFFRVDKWFTDPRYDRPNTKDRTSDLDFSFAALADSAKGAKVQNAVGGANRLVRTPSFNNDVTMVGYPKKAHDSADRAVRCPTQTWALPHLYQIQAVCHGMYGGTSGGPWFSKVDWAKGTGDIIGNVGGYNGGGNDANVDWLTYSPVHGDQFFRLYDDAKNNRAVKRPDPYVEPPLPYSMGGGRTWQHATLMASGDFNGKGRSDMIVVWSDGEVTLYDSDGNGGFDSERRLLAANSTWKNARTITAGDFAGSNGFDLMVRWADGEVTLYGDVGTRGLDWAGTQMIKPNKTWTNATQIAAGRFAAAKYVTDLMVRWADGEVTLYTGVGAGTFGQEHQLEKPNGTWKNVTLLTAGEYSGRQKWDLMVRWTDGELDNYVGTTTSGLGTEQRILNPNKLWTHDTVMTTGDFTSNRRTDDLVIRWSDGETTMYPDTHADHLGPEHNLVPRA
- a CDS encoding ATP-binding protein; this encodes MPETETWDYTLYIPNDLRAVTVSRRTLCLILTLHGLIGLVDTAELLAAELVSNAVRHTKGPAALRVRRTEEGAVWIGAWDTDPAPPEPPKPLAQLAELEDGRGLGLVKACADHWGWQPSARFGKRGKFVWAQLGAA